A portion of the Betta splendens chromosome 2, fBetSpl5.4, whole genome shotgun sequence genome contains these proteins:
- the rbpjb gene encoding recombination signal binding protein for immunoglobulin kappa J region b, which yields MAPVVTGKFGERPQPQRLTREAMRNYLKERGDQTVMILHAKVAQKSYGNEKRFFCPPPCVYLMGSGWKKKKEQMERDGCSEQESQPCAFIGIGNSDQEMQQLNLEGKNYCTAKTLYISDSDKRKHFMLSVKMFYGNSADIGVFLSKRIKVISKPSKKKQSLKNADLCIASGTKVALFNRLRSQTVSTRYLHVEGGNFHASSQQWGAFYIHLLDDEESEGEEFTVRDGYIHYGQTVKLVCSVTGMALPRLIIRKVDKQTALLDADDPVSQLHKCAFYLKDTERMYLCLSQERIIQFQATPCPKEPNKEMINDGASWTIISTDKAEYTFYEGMGPVHSPVTPVPVVESLQLNGGGDVAMLELTGQNFTPNLRVWFGDVEAETMYRCAESMLCVVPDISAFREGWRWVRQPVQVPVTLVRNDGIIYSTTLTFTYTPEPGPRPHCSAAGAILRSGNSSLLSNNSQEPGPGVYGPNSTSNAGVTSSSSTAAAVVS from the exons ATGGCGCCTGTTGTGACAGG gaagTTCGGGGAGCGCCCTCAGCCACAGCGCCTGACgag AGAAGCGATGAGGAATTACCTGAAAGAGAGAGGTGACCAGACCGTCATGATCCTACACGCAAAAGTTGCACAGAAATCCTACGGCAATGAAAAAAG GTTCTTCTGTCCTCCCCCCTGTGTTTACCTGATGGGCAGTggctggaagaaaaaaaaggagcagaTGGAGCGAGACGGCTGCTCCGAGCAGGAGTCGCAGCCTTGTGCCTTCATCGGCATCGGCAACAGCGACCAAGAGATGCAGCAGCTCAACTTAGAGGGAAAG AATTATTGCACAGCCAAAACATTGTACATATCGGACTCCGACAAGAGAAAGCACTTCATGCTGTCTGTCAAAATGTTCTACGGCAACAGCGCAGACATCGGCGTCTTCCTCAGCAAGAGGATCAAAGTCATCTCCAAGCCATCCAAAAAGAAGCAGTCCCTCAAAAATGCAGACC TATGCATTGCGTCGGGGACCAAGGTGGCACTGTTCAACCGGCTGCGCTCCCAAACCGTCAGCACGCGCTATTTGCATGTGGAAGGCGGCAACTTTCACGCCAGCTCCCAGCAGTGGGGCGCGTTTTACATCCACCTGT TGGATGATGAGGAGTCTGAAGGCGAAGAGTTCACTGTGAGAGACGGTTACATCCACTACGGCCAAACTGTCAAGCTGGTGTGCTCCGTCACTGGCATGGCCCTGCCCCGGCTG ATCATCCGAAAGGTGGACAAACAAACAGCGCTGCTGGACGCCGACGACCCCGTCTCCCAGCTCCACAAGTGTGCCTTCTACCTGAAGGACACAGAACGCATGTACCTGTGCCTTTCCCAAGAAAGGATCATCCAGTTTCAA GCCACTCCATGCCCAAAGGAACCAAACAAGGAGATGATCAATGACGGCGCCTCCTGGACAATCATCAGCACAGACAAGGCCGAATACACATTCTACGAGGGCATGGGCCCTGTCCACTCGCCTGTCACCCCCGTGCCTGTGGTAGAGAGCTTACAG ctgaacgGTGGCGGGGACGTCGCCATGTTGGAGCTGACGGGACAGAACTTCACTCCCAATCTGCGGGTGTGGTTCGGTGATGTGGAGGCTGAGACCATGTACAG GTGTGCGGAAAGCATGCTGTGCGTGGTGCCCGACATCTCTGCCTTTCGCGAAGGCTGGCGCTGGGTGCGGCAGCCCGTCCAGGTGCCAGTCACGCTGGTGAGGAACGATGGCATCATCTACTCCACCACACTGACCTTCACCTACACGCCGGAGCCCGGGCCGCGGCCACACTGCAGCGCCGCCGGCGCCATTCTGCGGTCCGGGAACTCCAGCCTGCTGAGCAACAACAGCCAGGAGCCGGGCCCCGGAGTCTACGGACCCAACAGCACCTCCAACGCCGGAGtcacatcctcatcctccaccgcTGCAGCTGTGGTCTCCTAA